In a single window of the Candidatus Eisenbacteria bacterium genome:
- a CDS encoding ABC transporter ATP-binding protein, whose translation MIRLDRIEKTFRTDFLRRRRPALRGLSLHVRRGETYALLGANGAGKTTTMKILLDLIRPDRGTAEVNGVSTRDPRSRARLGYLPEHPYFFPHLTGGELVRYYGRLSGLDRGEAERSARRWIERMGLSKAEHRRVLTYSKGMLQRIGFAQALVAGPEILVLDEPLSGLDPIGRKELRELMQELKGEGVTMLLSSHILEDVERICDRAGFLVDGRIVREVEGSEARWIEVSAEGFDPEALRAGDTAAERIVRVGEAVRIALRREEDLPRLRERVAVAGGRITAVETRRESLEQLYVENVQARVTAVDRA comes from the coding sequence GTGATCCGACTGGACCGAATCGAGAAGACCTTCCGAACCGATTTTCTCCGGAGGCGCCGGCCCGCGCTCCGGGGCCTTTCGTTGCATGTCCGCCGCGGGGAGACCTACGCGCTTCTGGGGGCGAACGGGGCCGGCAAAACGACCACCATGAAGATCCTCCTGGATCTCATACGGCCGGACCGGGGGACGGCGGAGGTGAACGGCGTCTCCACCCGCGACCCGCGCTCCCGGGCGCGCCTCGGCTATCTTCCCGAGCACCCTTACTTCTTCCCCCATCTGACCGGCGGCGAGCTGGTGCGTTACTACGGCCGCCTCTCCGGCCTGGACCGGGGGGAGGCGGAGAGGAGCGCGCGCCGGTGGATCGAACGGATGGGCCTGTCGAAGGCGGAGCACCGGCGGGTCCTTACCTATTCGAAGGGGATGCTGCAGAGGATCGGCTTCGCCCAGGCGCTGGTCGCCGGCCCGGAGATCCTCGTGTTGGACGAGCCCCTCTCCGGCCTCGACCCGATCGGGCGGAAGGAACTCCGGGAGCTGATGCAGGAGCTGAAAGGGGAGGGGGTCACGATGCTCCTCTCCTCGCACATCCTCGAAGACGTGGAGCGGATCTGCGACCGCGCCGGTTTTCTCGTGGACGGGCGGATCGTGCGTGAGGTGGAGGGGAGCGAGGCGCGCTGGATCGAGGTGAGCGCCGAGGGGTTCGATCCGGAGGCGCTTCGGGCGGGGGACACGGCGGCGGAGAGGATCGTGCGGGTCGGCGAGGCGGTCCGGATCGCCCTCCGGCGGGAGGAAGATCTGCCGCGGCTCCGGGAGCGCGTCGCCGTCGCCGGCGGCCGGATCACGGCCGTGGAGACCCGGCGCGAGTCCTTGGAGCAACTTTATGTGGAAAACGTTCAGGCGCGCGTCACCGCGGTGGACCGGGCTTAG